The uncultured Flavobacterium sp. genome has a window encoding:
- a CDS encoding DUF1599 domain-containing protein, whose protein sequence is MKNTSLEFDNVITVCRTLYINKMKDYGSAWRILRLPSLTDQIFIKAQRIRSLQENEVRKIDEDEKGEFIGIINYSIMALIQLELGVAEQPDLDVEKATELYDAKVKLTKELMEAKNHDYGEAWRDMRVSSLTDLILQKILRVKQIEDNKGKTLVSEGIDANYQDMINYSVFALILNPLK, encoded by the coding sequence ATGAAGAATACTTCCCTTGAATTTGATAATGTAATTACGGTTTGCCGCACTTTATATATCAATAAAATGAAAGATTATGGCAGTGCATGGCGTATTTTAAGATTACCATCATTGACCGATCAAATTTTCATAAAAGCACAAAGAATTAGAAGTTTACAGGAAAACGAAGTCCGTAAAATTGATGAAGATGAAAAAGGAGAATTCATCGGAATCATTAATTATTCGATTATGGCTTTAATTCAGTTAGAATTGGGTGTTGCTGAGCAACCTGATTTAGACGTTGAAAAAGCTACTGAATTATATGATGCTAAAGTTAAACTGACCAAAGAGTTAATGGAAGCCAAAAATCATGATTATGGTGAGGCTTGGCGTGACATGCGTGTAAGTTCATTGACTGATTTGATTTTGCAAAAGATACTTCGCGTAAAGCAAATTGAAGATAATAAAGGTAAAACTTTAGTTTCTGAAGGTATAGACGCCAATTATCAGGATATGATTAATTATTCTGTTTTTGCACTCATCCTAAATCCATTAAAATAA
- a CDS encoding BT_3928 family protein, translating to MKNIITQFSRLFVGVLFIISGLIKLNDPVGFSYKLAEYFSEPVFNMPFLEPLALGLAIFLVILEVVLGVMLLVGYKSKLTIWALLLLIVFFTFLTFYSAYFDVVKDCGCFGDALHLTPWQSFTKDIVLLFFILILFINKKLVKPLFSKMVTNLVTLLAIILCVFMAVWVLNHNPIKDFRPYKVGTNIEKGMEIPEGAPKSVVEMIFIYKVNGVDKEFSEKDLMNIPEGATFVDRKDKVITEGYIPPIHDFTMVKDDSDYKAELLKEPKLLVFVTYDLALSNPDGMKKLEGLSKEAKTKGYKVIAMTASGADEIAKAKKQYGLDVDFYFCDATALKTIERANPSIVVLQNGTIIQKVHYNDVDDLKLSDVAYGI from the coding sequence ATGAAAAACATCATTACCCAATTCTCAAGATTATTTGTCGGTGTACTATTTATCATTTCAGGATTAATTAAATTAAATGATCCGGTTGGATTCTCTTATAAATTAGCCGAATATTTTAGTGAGCCGGTTTTCAACATGCCATTTTTAGAGCCATTAGCTTTAGGATTAGCTATCTTTCTGGTAATTTTAGAAGTCGTTTTAGGTGTAATGTTATTGGTTGGATACAAATCAAAATTGACCATTTGGGCTTTATTGCTTTTAATTGTTTTCTTCACGTTCCTTACCTTCTACTCTGCTTATTTTGATGTAGTAAAAGATTGTGGATGTTTTGGAGACGCTTTACACTTAACACCTTGGCAATCATTCACAAAAGATATTGTTTTATTATTCTTTATTCTGATTTTATTCATCAATAAAAAATTAGTAAAACCTTTATTTTCAAAAATGGTAACCAATTTAGTTACGCTTCTTGCTATAATTTTATGTGTTTTTATGGCAGTTTGGGTATTAAATCATAATCCCATAAAAGATTTCCGTCCGTATAAAGTTGGAACAAACATCGAGAAAGGAATGGAAATTCCAGAAGGTGCTCCAAAATCTGTAGTCGAAATGATTTTTATCTACAAAGTAAACGGAGTTGATAAAGAATTCTCTGAAAAAGATTTAATGAACATCCCGGAAGGTGCAACATTTGTAGACAGAAAAGACAAAGTTATCACTGAAGGTTATATACCGCCTATTCACGATTTTACGATGGTAAAAGACGATTCTGACTATAAAGCTGAATTACTAAAAGAACCTAAATTACTTGTTTTTGTAACTTATGATTTGGCTTTATCAAATCCTGACGGAATGAAAAAGTTAGAAGGTTTAAGCAAAGAAGCTAAAACAAAAGGATATAAAGTAATTGCAATGACGGCTTCCGGAGCGGATGAAATTGCAAAAGCAAAAAAACAATACGGCTTAGATGTTGACTTTTATTTCTGTGATGCAACAGCTTTAAAAACGATTGAAAGAGCAAACCCTAGTATTGTAGTTTTACAAAACGGAACTATTATTCAAAAAGTACATTATAACGATGTTGATGATTTAAAATTATCTGATGTAGCTTACGGTATTTAA
- a CDS encoding dienelactone hydrolase family protein — protein sequence MTRFLRVAILLFITFFSIQVSAQTNKDQRYIYFLHNGFIEQNDLSVAHPEYGKAEYNEILASFRKDNFIVFSEIRKKNTDAYDYAKKITVQIKKLLKKGVSPNKITVIGTSKGGYIAQFVSTFLANPDVNFVFIGCFMDNDIEKIPEINFCGNILTIYEKSDIYGVDASKRKETSKLKINHFKQIELHTNLKHGFLYKASDEWIVPCKKWANGNL from the coding sequence ATGACCCGATTCTTAAGAGTTGCTATTCTGCTATTTATTACTTTTTTTAGTATTCAAGTTTCTGCTCAAACCAACAAAGACCAGCGTTATATCTATTTTCTGCACAATGGTTTTATCGAACAAAATGATTTGAGTGTTGCACATCCGGAATATGGAAAGGCCGAATACAACGAAATCTTAGCTTCTTTCAGAAAAGATAATTTTATTGTATTTAGCGAAATCAGAAAGAAAAATACTGATGCATACGATTACGCAAAAAAAATAACGGTACAAATTAAAAAACTGCTTAAAAAAGGCGTTTCTCCAAATAAAATTACTGTAATAGGAACTTCAAAAGGTGGTTATATTGCACAATTTGTTTCAACTTTTTTAGCAAATCCAGATGTGAATTTTGTTTTTATCGGATGTTTTATGGACAATGATATCGAGAAAATTCCGGAGATTAATTTCTGCGGAAACATTTTGACTATTTATGAAAAATCAGATATTTACGGCGTTGATGCCAGCAAACGAAAAGAAACTTCGAAACTTAAAATAAATCATTTTAAACAAATTGAATTGCATACTAACCTGAAACATGGCTTTTTATACAAAGCTTCAGACGAATGGATTGTTCCTTGTAAAAAATGGG